In a genomic window of Anoxybacter fermentans:
- a CDS encoding ISL3 family transposase: MQYNNIIKFLDLPDIIATEIISTEDRYIFIAEAKKNHIVCPQCGNITNKIHDTKWQNIRDIPIRGKLVIIRLLKKRYRCPYCHKRGIPEKYESIDKYARNTKRFDKYLAKETVSKDYSKVARENGLSYTAVNNAVKKVVDPLIKQQVSKLSQLKAISIDEFAVLKRHKYGVSITDPINRELIDILPTRKKDDLIDYFNCWEDEQRRQIQSISMDMWRPFKAVADAAFTHAKIVIDKFHLVTLMNRALDEVRKQVQQTVNNHQRRKFFQIRLLLQKRAEELTDEEHEKLIKLFELSPALEKAWELKEEFRDLLQLDDVKEATRALKRWYKEIIKSKLMPFYQVKKIIQRWEEKILNYFKNKITNGFAEGINNKIKLIKRIGYGVPNVMNLRRRVFNAMLSY; the protein is encoded by the coding sequence ATGCAATATAATAATATCATAAAATTTCTTGATTTGCCAGACATTATTGCAACTGAAATTATTTCAACGGAGGACAGATATATTTTTATCGCTGAAGCAAAGAAAAATCACATTGTGTGTCCTCAGTGTGGTAATATCACTAATAAAATCCATGATACAAAATGGCAAAATATTAGAGACATCCCCATAAGAGGTAAACTAGTAATCATTAGACTTCTAAAGAAAAGATATCGTTGTCCTTATTGTCATAAGAGGGGTATCCCTGAAAAATATGAAAGTATTGATAAATATGCCCGTAATACCAAACGCTTTGATAAATATCTTGCTAAAGAAACTGTCAGCAAGGATTATTCTAAAGTTGCTAGAGAAAACGGGTTAAGTTATACAGCTGTTAATAATGCAGTTAAAAAAGTAGTTGACCCTCTCATTAAACAACAAGTTTCAAAACTTAGTCAATTAAAAGCCATCAGTATCGATGAATTTGCAGTTTTAAAACGCCATAAATATGGAGTTAGCATTACAGATCCAATTAATCGGGAGTTAATTGACATTTTACCTACTCGCAAAAAGGATGATTTAATTGACTACTTTAATTGTTGGGAAGATGAACAAAGACGACAGATTCAATCGATCTCTATGGATATGTGGCGGCCGTTCAAAGCAGTAGCAGATGCAGCATTTACTCATGCAAAAATTGTTATAGATAAATTTCATCTTGTAACTTTAATGAACAGAGCCCTTGATGAAGTTAGAAAACAAGTTCAACAAACAGTAAATAATCATCAGAGAAGAAAGTTTTTTCAAATTCGTTTATTACTCCAAAAACGAGCTGAAGAATTGACAGATGAAGAACATGAAAAGCTCATCAAATTATTTGAACTCAGTCCAGCTCTAGAAAAGGCCTGGGAATTAAAAGAGGAATTCAGAGACCTATTGCAGCTAGATGATGTGAAAGAAGCCACCAGAGCTCTAAAAAGGTGGTATAAAGAAATAATAAAAAGCAAGCTGATGCCTTTTTACCAGGTAAAAAAGATAATACAAAGATGGGAAGAAAAAATACTAAATTATTTTAAGAATAAGATAACCAATGGCTTTGCTGAGGGTATCAATAACAAGATTAAATTGATCAAAAGGATTGGATATGGTGTTCCAAATGTTATGAATCTAAGGAGAAGAGTATTTAATGCAATGTTAAGTTATTAA